A genomic window from Fibrobacterota bacterium includes:
- a CDS encoding peptidoglycan-binding protein: protein MNKPSKPDAFRQIFRGGNLLDESKAKPSATLDWEKVQSKLAASRSVNKSQPKAKYDSDAYLKQCREEDPWPEEKQEVSGAISLSDCKFAFPSSLYPDRDALVQCKVTQSDPPTKGSVTFKLWVRTEGEQDWNDLSETATTPVDAKAGESQLEVKLVLHCPTPPPELGTKLEYRATAEEASGSKAESAAAPVKLQNLCRYLGAPHLSYKDRHIAPVMDEDGKWALGLAAVLQEHAKTSGATLVAFGFAKGQSARDLAKYRAQWVQCVLSRDKAAWETLRAKMDTKDLQSILSGLCLGFDWSCDPGAVDGKTGAKTTAAIKGFQSGCEARLGVALKSDGDAGKKTWEALLDALCHAVGKTMGDAEKAAPSWPAPTWGHAAGKGVYSNGADIARAEDVGVEVGLFEAGMEPALTPVAAGKKVDPTSNPMEDSAVIQKFPLDVAQPAEVSNQVRRVRMVGMVFDANKGFVLPQALPGIRKIVAMNKAYPAAKMLVVGHAESDEIHAGIDLARHRAEMLTAYLVGKHEPWLACFGPSQVAASRWGTREIQLMLSALDNGGKPFFEGCASGITDEKTKSAIKAFQKSKALKDDGIVGPKTREALVKAYLEIEDTTVTHDDIPLPHGCEGHPDGSIAEAGLVEDDRRVEVFFFEKKIKPRPPKGVSHEGDVEYTQWTSKLEETQDFEVHGVHVRVVDAKKKAVANLPVKLVGPVELDSVTDDHGYASFVGLKAGRYLLRSAKQDNPIPQISLNYPTAKTVAAK from the coding sequence ATGAACAAACCATCGAAGCCGGATGCCTTCCGCCAAATTTTCAGGGGTGGCAACCTGCTGGACGAGTCGAAGGCCAAACCCTCCGCCACCCTGGATTGGGAGAAAGTCCAATCGAAGCTCGCCGCGTCCCGATCGGTCAACAAATCGCAGCCCAAGGCCAAGTACGATTCCGACGCCTACCTCAAGCAATGCCGCGAGGAGGACCCGTGGCCCGAGGAGAAGCAAGAGGTATCCGGGGCGATCTCCCTTTCCGATTGCAAATTCGCCTTTCCCTCCAGCCTGTATCCGGATCGCGACGCCTTGGTGCAATGCAAGGTCACCCAGTCGGATCCTCCCACCAAGGGGTCCGTGACCTTCAAACTGTGGGTGCGCACCGAGGGCGAGCAGGATTGGAACGATCTCTCCGAAACGGCCACGACGCCGGTGGACGCAAAGGCTGGCGAGAGTCAACTGGAAGTGAAGCTGGTGCTGCATTGCCCCACGCCTCCTCCCGAGCTGGGTACCAAGCTCGAATATCGCGCGACCGCTGAGGAAGCCAGCGGATCCAAGGCGGAAAGCGCCGCTGCACCTGTGAAGTTGCAGAACCTGTGCCGGTACTTGGGAGCCCCCCACCTCTCCTACAAGGATCGCCACATCGCGCCGGTGATGGATGAAGACGGAAAATGGGCCCTGGGCCTGGCGGCCGTGTTGCAGGAACACGCGAAAACATCCGGTGCCACGCTGGTGGCTTTTGGTTTTGCCAAGGGCCAGAGCGCGCGGGATTTGGCGAAGTACCGCGCCCAATGGGTCCAGTGTGTGCTTTCCCGCGACAAGGCGGCTTGGGAAACGCTGCGCGCGAAGATGGACACCAAGGACCTGCAATCGATTCTTTCCGGATTGTGTCTGGGGTTCGATTGGAGCTGCGATCCGGGTGCTGTGGATGGCAAGACCGGGGCCAAGACCACCGCCGCGATCAAGGGGTTCCAGTCTGGTTGCGAGGCTCGATTGGGCGTGGCCTTGAAGTCGGATGGCGATGCCGGGAAAAAGACTTGGGAGGCCCTCCTGGACGCGCTGTGCCATGCGGTCGGAAAGACGATGGGTGATGCGGAGAAGGCCGCGCCGTCGTGGCCTGCGCCTACCTGGGGGCATGCCGCGGGCAAAGGCGTGTATTCCAATGGTGCGGACATCGCGCGTGCGGAGGATGTCGGTGTCGAAGTCGGGTTGTTCGAAGCCGGCATGGAACCCGCACTGACACCCGTCGCCGCGGGCAAGAAGGTGGATCCAACTTCCAACCCCATGGAAGATTCCGCGGTGATCCAGAAGTTCCCATTGGATGTCGCCCAACCCGCCGAGGTCTCCAACCAGGTGCGCCGGGTGCGCATGGTGGGAATGGTCTTCGATGCCAACAAGGGATTCGTGTTGCCGCAGGCCTTGCCTGGCATTCGCAAGATCGTGGCCATGAACAAGGCCTATCCCGCCGCCAAGATGCTGGTGGTGGGGCATGCCGAAAGCGACGAAATCCACGCGGGCATCGATCTGGCGCGCCACCGGGCCGAGATGCTCACCGCCTACCTGGTGGGCAAGCACGAGCCGTGGCTGGCGTGCTTCGGGCCTTCGCAGGTGGCGGCTTCGCGCTGGGGCACCCGCGAGATCCAACTCATGTTGTCGGCGCTGGACAATGGCGGCAAGCCCTTCTTCGAGGGGTGCGCGTCGGGCATCACGGACGAGAAGACAAAATCCGCCATCAAGGCGTTCCAGAAATCCAAAGCGTTGAAGGACGACGGGATCGTGGGGCCGAAAACCCGCGAAGCATTGGTGAAAGCCTACTTGGAGATCGAGGACACCACCGTCACGCACGACGACATCCCGCTGCCGCATGGCTGCGAAGGCCATCCGGACGGCAGCATCGCCGAGGCGGGACTCGTGGAAGACGATCGCCGCGTGGAGGTGTTCTTCTTCGAGAAGAAGATCAAGCCCAGGCCTCCCAAAGGCGTCAGCCACGAAGGCGATGTGGAATACACGCAATGGACCTCCAAGCTCGAGGAAACCCAGGACTTCGAGGTGCACGGCGTGCATGTTCGCGTGGTGGATGCCAAGAAGAAGGCGGTCGCGAACCTGCCGGTGAAGCTGGTGGGTCCGGTGGAATTGGATTCCGTGACCGACGACCACGGCTACGCGTCCTTCGTGGGGCTCAAGGCGGGGCGCTATCTTCTGCGCTCGGCGAAGCAGGACAACCCCATCCCGCAAATATCCCTGAACTATCCGACGGCAAAAACCGTCGCCGCGAAATGA
- a CDS encoding DUF1015 domain-containing protein, translated as MTKPTETHAALLKKLGITVPQVLLPKSGTDLSKWAVVACDQYTSDHAYWNQVEALVGTAPSTLRITLPEIFLESPEVGAKIGKIHEAMADYTSRGILENQGECLVYLQRTTEHSGTREGIVVAMDLERYDYARDSKSLIRATEGTIVDRIPPRLAVRRAAPLELPHIMILIDDPDRAVVEALAAKTSGLETIYDVELMQQGGHLKGWKLEGAVLAEVLAKLDALLEKTISVQGPTPLFWAMGDGNHSLATAKARWEETKTELSAKGASQSEIDAHPARFALAEIVNIHSPGLFFEPIHRAVFTKDIPELTEAVLSEATADVTQIKEADLQALLVSPEGQNKAGYFDGKNWYVLSYKGKKLPTAKVDELFGNFQKGVPAARIDFIHGWEDSKKLVSEGAGIFFTPVIARERLFAWVQENGPLPKKSFSMGHAEEKRYYLEARRIIA; from the coding sequence ATGACCAAGCCGACCGAAACCCACGCCGCCCTGCTGAAAAAGCTCGGGATCACCGTTCCGCAGGTCCTGCTGCCCAAGTCCGGCACGGACCTTTCCAAGTGGGCCGTGGTGGCTTGCGACCAGTACACCTCCGATCACGCCTACTGGAACCAGGTGGAAGCCCTCGTGGGCACCGCGCCTTCCACGCTGCGCATCACGCTGCCGGAGATCTTCCTGGAAAGCCCCGAAGTGGGCGCCAAGATCGGCAAGATCCACGAGGCCATGGCCGATTACACCTCCCGTGGCATCCTGGAAAACCAGGGCGAATGCCTGGTGTACCTCCAGCGCACCACCGAGCATTCCGGCACCCGTGAAGGGATCGTGGTGGCCATGGATCTGGAGCGTTACGACTACGCCCGCGATTCCAAGAGCCTGATCCGCGCCACCGAAGGCACCATCGTCGATCGCATTCCGCCCCGCTTGGCGGTCCGTCGCGCAGCTCCGCTGGAATTGCCCCACATCATGATCCTGATCGACGATCCGGACCGGGCCGTGGTGGAGGCCCTGGCCGCCAAGACTTCCGGCCTGGAGACCATCTACGACGTGGAACTGATGCAGCAGGGTGGACACCTCAAGGGTTGGAAGCTGGAAGGCGCGGTCCTTGCCGAGGTTCTCGCCAAGCTGGATGCCCTCCTGGAGAAGACGATTTCCGTCCAGGGTCCCACCCCCCTGTTCTGGGCCATGGGCGACGGCAACCACAGCCTGGCCACGGCCAAGGCCCGCTGGGAAGAGACCAAGACGGAGCTTTCCGCCAAAGGCGCGAGCCAATCCGAGATCGACGCCCATCCGGCCCGCTTCGCTCTGGCGGAAATTGTCAACATCCACTCGCCGGGATTGTTCTTCGAGCCCATCCACCGCGCGGTGTTCACCAAGGACATCCCCGAACTCACGGAGGCAGTCCTTTCGGAGGCCACCGCCGATGTCACCCAGATCAAGGAGGCCGACCTGCAAGCCTTGCTGGTCTCCCCGGAAGGCCAGAACAAGGCCGGGTACTTCGACGGCAAGAACTGGTACGTGCTCTCCTACAAGGGCAAGAAACTCCCCACCGCCAAGGTCGACGAGCTGTTCGGAAACTTCCAGAAGGGAGTTCCCGCCGCGCGCATCGACTTCATCCACGGCTGGGAGGATTCCAAGAAGCTGGTTTCCGAAGGAGCCGGAATCTTCTTCACGCCCGTGATCGCCCGCGAACGCCTGTTCGCATGGGTCCAGGAGAACGGCCCGCTGCCCAAGAAGTCCTTCTCCATGGGTCACGCGGAAGAAAAGCGCTACTACCTGGAGGCGCGTCGGATCATTGCCTGA
- a CDS encoding SlyX family protein, which produces MSDSDQRLTELEIRLSHSERTVEQLHEVVLLLKGDLERLGRKFEELQEQMESSSQETGPADDRPPHW; this is translated from the coding sequence ATGAGCGATTCCGACCAGAGGTTGACCGAACTGGAAATCCGACTGTCCCACAGCGAGCGCACCGTGGAGCAACTCCACGAGGTGGTGCTGCTCCTGAAGGGAGATCTGGAACGGCTCGGACGGAAGTTCGAGGAGCTCCAGGAACAGATGGAATCCAGCAGCCAGGAAACCGGCCCCGCCGACGACCGGCCGCCGCATTGGTGA